One stretch of Vulpes lagopus strain Blue_001 chromosome 12, ASM1834538v1, whole genome shotgun sequence DNA includes these proteins:
- the SERPINF2 gene encoding alpha-2-antiplasmin isoform X1: MGWLETEQSVGSTTVGPEGHCVQQQGAYRGQQQGCPAHPTKPAKTSGIHRPVYPCGQDQTKKRNMALLRGLLVISLSCLQGSGAVFSPASAMEPLDQQLMGGQTQEKLPPLTLLKLGNQEPSGHIGLKKAPRDCRGAPTPEQTRRLAQAMMAFTTDLFSLVAQRSTSPNLILSPLSVALALSHLALGAQNQTLRRLEQVLHADSGPCLPHLLSRLCQDLGPGAFRLAARMYLQKGFPIKEDFLKQSEQLFGAKPMSLTGRKGDDLLNINQWVKEATEGKIEDFLSELPDDTVLLLLNAIHFQGFWRSKFDPSLTQRDSFHLNEQFTVPVDMMHARTYPLRWFLLEQPEIQVAHFPFKNNMSFVVIMPTHFEWNVSQVLANLSWDILHQPLLREKPTKVRLPKLHLNYQLDLVATLSRLGLQELFQAPDLRGISDQSLVVTSVQHQSALELSEAGVEAAAATGTAMSRMSLSSFSVNRPFLFFILEDTTSLPLFVGSVKNPNPSAPWERKEQQDSPDDRDYFQNQKAFPRGDKPFGPDLKLAPPSEEDYPQLHSPK; encoded by the exons ATGGGCTGGCTGGAGACTGAGCAAAGTGTGGGGAGCACCACAGTGGGGCCAGAGGGACATTGTGTGCAGCAGCAAGGAGCCTACAGAG GTCAACAACAAGGCTGTCCGGCCCATCCCACCAAACCTGCCAAGACCTCAGGGATTCACAGGCCTGTCTACCCTTGTGGTCAAGACCAGACCAAGAAAAG GAACATGGCGCTGCTCCGGGGGCTCCTGGTGATCAGCTTGTCCTGCCTACAAGGCTCCGGCGCGGTG TTCTCTCCTGCCAGCGCCATGGAGCCCTTGGACCAGCAG CTAATGGGCGGGCAGACCCAAGAGAAGCTGCCCCCGCTTACCCTCCTCAAGTTGGGCAACCAG GAGCCCAGTGGCCATATTGGCCTGAAGAAGGCCCCAAGAGACTGCAGGGGAGCCCCAACCCCAGAGCAGACCCGCAgattggcccaggccatgatggCCTTCACCACAGACCTGTTCTCCCTGGTGGCCCAAAGGTCCACCAGCCCCAACCTAATCCTGTCGCCTCTGAGTGTGGCCCTGGCACTGTCTCACCTGGCACTAG GTGCTCAGAACCAGACACTGCGGAGGTTAGAGCAGGTGCTGCATGCAGActctgggccctgcctcccccacctgctGAGCCGCCTTTGCCAAGACCTGGGCCCTGGGGCATTCCGATTGGCTGCTAGAATGTACTTGCAGAAAG GATTTCCCATCAAAGAAGACTTCCTGAAACAATCAGAACAGCTCTTTGGTGCCAAGCCCATGAGCCTGACGGGAAGGAAAGGGGATGATCTGCTAAACATCAACCAATGGGTGAAGGAGGCCACAGAGGGGAAGATTGAGGATTTCCTCTCAGAGCTGCCAGATGACACAGTGTTGCTTCTGCTCAATGCCATCCACTTCCAGG GTTTCTGGAGGAGCAAGTTTGATCCAAGCCTCACCCAGAGAGACAGTTTCCACCTGAACGAGCAGTTCACGGTGCCAGTGGACATGATGCACGCCCGCACGTACCCCCTGCGCTGGTTCCTGCTGGAGCAGCCTGAGATACAG GTGGCTCATTTCCCCTTTAAGAACAACATGAGCTTTGTGGTCATTATGCCCACCCACTTTGAGTGGAACGTGTCCCAGGTGCTGGCCAACCTGAGCTGGGACATCCTGCACCAGCCCTTACTGCGAGAGAAACCCACCAAGGTCCGGCTGCCTAAGCTGCACCTGAACTACCAGCTGGACTTGGTGGCTACCCTCAGCCGGCTGG GCCTGCAGGAGCTGTTCCAGGCCCCAGACCTGCGCGGGATCTCCGACCAGAGCCTGGTGGTGACCAGCGTGCAGCACCAGTCTGCTCTGGAGCTCAGTGAGGCTGGTGTGGAGGCGGCCGCGGCCACGGGCACGGCCATGTCCCGAatgtctctctcctccttcagCGTCAACcgccccttcctcttcttcatcctcGAGGACACAACAAGCCTGCCCCTGTTTGTGGGCAGTGTGAAGAACCCCAACCCTAGTGCGCCATGGGAGCGCAAGGAGCAGCAGGATTCCCCCGACGACAGGGACTACTTCCAGAACCAGAAAGCCTTTCCCCGCGGAGACAAGCCCTTCGGGCCTGACTTGAAACTTGCGCCTCCCTCAGAGGAGGATTACCCCCAACTTCATAGCCCCAAGTGA
- the SERPINF2 gene encoding alpha-2-antiplasmin isoform X2 has protein sequence MALLRGLLVISLSCLQGSGAVFSPASAMEPLDQQLMGGQTQEKLPPLTLLKLGNQEPSGHIGLKKAPRDCRGAPTPEQTRRLAQAMMAFTTDLFSLVAQRSTSPNLILSPLSVALALSHLALGAQNQTLRRLEQVLHADSGPCLPHLLSRLCQDLGPGAFRLAARMYLQKGFPIKEDFLKQSEQLFGAKPMSLTGRKGDDLLNINQWVKEATEGKIEDFLSELPDDTVLLLLNAIHFQGFWRSKFDPSLTQRDSFHLNEQFTVPVDMMHARTYPLRWFLLEQPEIQVAHFPFKNNMSFVVIMPTHFEWNVSQVLANLSWDILHQPLLREKPTKVRLPKLHLNYQLDLVATLSRLGLQELFQAPDLRGISDQSLVVTSVQHQSALELSEAGVEAAAATGTAMSRMSLSSFSVNRPFLFFILEDTTSLPLFVGSVKNPNPSAPWERKEQQDSPDDRDYFQNQKAFPRGDKPFGPDLKLAPPSEEDYPQLHSPK, from the exons ATGGCGCTGCTCCGGGGGCTCCTGGTGATCAGCTTGTCCTGCCTACAAGGCTCCGGCGCGGTG TTCTCTCCTGCCAGCGCCATGGAGCCCTTGGACCAGCAG CTAATGGGCGGGCAGACCCAAGAGAAGCTGCCCCCGCTTACCCTCCTCAAGTTGGGCAACCAG GAGCCCAGTGGCCATATTGGCCTGAAGAAGGCCCCAAGAGACTGCAGGGGAGCCCCAACCCCAGAGCAGACCCGCAgattggcccaggccatgatggCCTTCACCACAGACCTGTTCTCCCTGGTGGCCCAAAGGTCCACCAGCCCCAACCTAATCCTGTCGCCTCTGAGTGTGGCCCTGGCACTGTCTCACCTGGCACTAG GTGCTCAGAACCAGACACTGCGGAGGTTAGAGCAGGTGCTGCATGCAGActctgggccctgcctcccccacctgctGAGCCGCCTTTGCCAAGACCTGGGCCCTGGGGCATTCCGATTGGCTGCTAGAATGTACTTGCAGAAAG GATTTCCCATCAAAGAAGACTTCCTGAAACAATCAGAACAGCTCTTTGGTGCCAAGCCCATGAGCCTGACGGGAAGGAAAGGGGATGATCTGCTAAACATCAACCAATGGGTGAAGGAGGCCACAGAGGGGAAGATTGAGGATTTCCTCTCAGAGCTGCCAGATGACACAGTGTTGCTTCTGCTCAATGCCATCCACTTCCAGG GTTTCTGGAGGAGCAAGTTTGATCCAAGCCTCACCCAGAGAGACAGTTTCCACCTGAACGAGCAGTTCACGGTGCCAGTGGACATGATGCACGCCCGCACGTACCCCCTGCGCTGGTTCCTGCTGGAGCAGCCTGAGATACAG GTGGCTCATTTCCCCTTTAAGAACAACATGAGCTTTGTGGTCATTATGCCCACCCACTTTGAGTGGAACGTGTCCCAGGTGCTGGCCAACCTGAGCTGGGACATCCTGCACCAGCCCTTACTGCGAGAGAAACCCACCAAGGTCCGGCTGCCTAAGCTGCACCTGAACTACCAGCTGGACTTGGTGGCTACCCTCAGCCGGCTGG GCCTGCAGGAGCTGTTCCAGGCCCCAGACCTGCGCGGGATCTCCGACCAGAGCCTGGTGGTGACCAGCGTGCAGCACCAGTCTGCTCTGGAGCTCAGTGAGGCTGGTGTGGAGGCGGCCGCGGCCACGGGCACGGCCATGTCCCGAatgtctctctcctccttcagCGTCAACcgccccttcctcttcttcatcctcGAGGACACAACAAGCCTGCCCCTGTTTGTGGGCAGTGTGAAGAACCCCAACCCTAGTGCGCCATGGGAGCGCAAGGAGCAGCAGGATTCCCCCGACGACAGGGACTACTTCCAGAACCAGAAAGCCTTTCCCCGCGGAGACAAGCCCTTCGGGCCTGACTTGAAACTTGCGCCTCCCTCAGAGGAGGATTACCCCCAACTTCATAGCCCCAAGTGA